The following coding sequences are from one Ancylobacter sp. TS-1 window:
- a CDS encoding RluA family pseudouridine synthase, with protein sequence MPAPDEVNEDLDELAPEAALRVDITAGPEDEGLRLDRVLARHLPALSRTRLQALIAEGKVSRDGHPVAGGSSKVSPGDRFTVEVPAPEDATPEPQDIPLVIVYEDDDLVVVDKPAGLVVHPAPGNPDGTLVNALLFHCGASLSGIGGVRRPGIVHRLDKDTSGLLVVAKNDRAHKRLAAQFADHGRTGPLERAYLAFVWGVSDLPSGTVDAPLARHPVSRERIAVRAGGRYAITHWQKLEAYEDTQGRPVAALVECQLETGRTHQIRVHMAHIGHPLLGDTVYGVGQRTRVSRLGEAAVHELGTLGRQALHAARLGFEHPATGEFMLFESELPADLARLQAALTAHG encoded by the coding sequence ATGCCGGCACCGGACGAAGTGAATGAGGATCTGGACGAGCTCGCGCCGGAGGCGGCGCTGCGCGTCGATATCACCGCCGGGCCCGAGGATGAAGGGCTTCGGCTCGACCGCGTGCTGGCGCGCCACCTCCCCGCGCTCAGCCGCACGCGCCTGCAGGCGCTGATCGCCGAGGGCAAGGTGAGCCGCGACGGACATCCCGTCGCCGGCGGCTCGTCGAAGGTCAGCCCCGGCGATCGTTTCACGGTCGAGGTTCCCGCCCCCGAGGACGCCACGCCGGAGCCGCAGGACATACCGCTCGTCATCGTCTACGAGGATGACGACCTCGTGGTCGTCGACAAGCCGGCCGGGCTGGTCGTCCACCCCGCGCCGGGCAATCCCGACGGCACGCTGGTCAACGCCCTGCTCTTCCATTGCGGGGCTAGCCTGTCCGGCATAGGCGGGGTTCGCCGGCCGGGCATCGTGCACCGGCTGGACAAGGACACGTCCGGCCTCCTCGTGGTGGCGAAGAACGACCGCGCCCACAAGAGGCTGGCGGCGCAGTTCGCCGACCATGGCCGCACCGGCCCGCTCGAGCGGGCCTATCTCGCCTTCGTCTGGGGCGTTTCGGACCTACCGAGCGGCACGGTCGACGCCCCCCTCGCCCGCCACCCGGTCTCGCGCGAGCGCATCGCCGTGCGCGCCGGCGGGCGCTACGCCATCACCCACTGGCAGAAGCTAGAGGCCTATGAGGACACGCAGGGCCGCCCGGTCGCCGCGCTGGTGGAATGCCAGCTGGAGACCGGCCGCACCCACCAGATCCGCGTGCACATGGCCCATATCGGCCACCCACTGCTCGGCGACACGGTCTATGGCGTCGGTCAGCGCACCCGCGTCAGCCGGCTCGGCGAGGCCGCCGTGCACGAGCTGGGCACACTGGGCCGGCAGGCGCTGCATGCCGCCCGCCTCGGCTTCGAGCATCCCGCGACCGGCGAGTTCATGCTGTTCGAAAGCGAACTTCCAGCCGATCTCGCCCGTCTTCAGGCGGCGCTCACAGCCCATGGCTGA
- the rpoH gene encoding RNA polymerase sigma factor RpoH, translated as MARSAMSLPSAEGGLNRYLAEIRRFPMLEPQEEYMLAKRWREHEDPEAAHRLVTSHLRLVAKIAMGYRGYGLPISEVISEGNVGLMQAVKRFEPDKGFRLATYAMWWIKASIQEYILRSWSLVKMGTTAAQKKLFFNLRKAKSQISALEEGDLRPDQVQLIATKLGVTAQEVIEMNRRLGGDSSLNAPLRGDVEGGGEWQDWLADDSDSQESVLVEHEEMDNRRNALSGALSVLNERERRIFEARRLSDDPMTLEDLASEFGVSRERVRQIEVRAFEKVQKAVIDRVHQMETAPMRQESSPAM; from the coding sequence ATGGCCCGTTCCGCTATGAGCTTGCCTTCCGCCGAGGGCGGCCTCAACCGCTATCTGGCGGAAATTCGCCGGTTCCCCATGCTGGAGCCGCAGGAAGAATACATGCTCGCCAAGCGCTGGCGCGAGCACGAGGACCCGGAAGCCGCGCACAGGCTCGTCACCAGCCATCTGCGTCTCGTGGCCAAGATCGCCATGGGCTATCGCGGCTACGGCCTGCCGATCTCCGAGGTCATCTCGGAAGGCAATGTCGGCCTGATGCAGGCGGTGAAGCGCTTCGAGCCCGACAAGGGCTTCCGCCTCGCCACCTACGCCATGTGGTGGATCAAGGCCTCGATCCAGGAGTACATCCTGCGCTCGTGGAGCCTCGTGAAGATGGGCACCACGGCGGCGCAGAAGAAGCTGTTCTTCAATCTGCGCAAGGCCAAGAGCCAGATCTCGGCGCTTGAGGAGGGCGACCTGCGCCCCGATCAGGTGCAGCTGATCGCCACCAAGCTCGGCGTGACCGCGCAGGAGGTCATCGAGATGAACCGCCGCCTCGGCGGCGATTCCTCGCTGAACGCCCCGCTGCGCGGCGATGTCGAGGGCGGCGGCGAATGGCAGGACTGGCTGGCCGATGACAGCGACAGCCAGGAATCGGTGCTGGTCGAGCATGAGGAGATGGACAACCGGCGCAATGCGCTGTCGGGGGCCCTCTCGGTCCTCAACGAGCGCGAGCGCCGCATCTTCGAGGCGCGCCGGCTGTCCGACGACCCGATGACGCTCGAGGATCTGGCATCCGAGTTCGGCGTGTCGCGCGAGCGCGTGCGTCAGATCGAGGTGCGCGCCTTCGAGAAGGTGCAGAAGGCGGTGATCGACCGCGTGCACCAGATGGAGACGGCGCCGATGCGGCAGGAGTCTTCGCCGGCGATGTGA
- a CDS encoding CBS domain-containing protein: MLVADLMKLKNARVPTIRMSETVEMAATLLNRERIGAVVVKDACGSEGDTVVGIFSERDVVRAVAERGAAALKITVGDLMSRNMISCAMDDTVDHVRALMDSHHVRHLPVLEEHQLVGVLSIRDVLSHDVRQASAYSAHAAPPPADHALPA, encoded by the coding sequence ATGCTTGTCGCCGATCTCATGAAGCTGAAGAACGCGCGCGTGCCGACCATCCGCATGTCGGAGACCGTTGAAATGGCAGCGACATTGCTCAACCGCGAGCGCATCGGCGCCGTGGTGGTGAAGGACGCCTGCGGCTCGGAGGGCGACACCGTCGTCGGCATCTTCTCCGAGCGCGACGTCGTGCGGGCGGTCGCCGAGCGCGGCGCGGCCGCGCTCAAGATCACTGTCGGCGACCTGATGTCCCGCAACATGATCTCCTGCGCCATGGACGACACGGTCGACCATGTGCGCGCGCTGATGGACAGCCATCATGTGCGCCATCTGCCGGTGCTGGAAGAGCACCAGCTCGTCGGTGTGCTCAGCATCCGCGACGTGCTCTCCCACGATGTGCGGCAGGCCAGCGCGTACTCGGCGCATGCCGCGCCGCCGCCCGCCGACCACGCTCTGCCGGCCTGA